A genomic segment from Actinomycetota bacterium encodes:
- a CDS encoding CsoS2 family carboxysome shell protein: protein MGMYAVQTADSGDLAALADVAREGRHAAMARRRAVAAGRSALAPGRQAARTRPGTAAPPPPATPAPPPPPAVQGGQAVPAAPPSSTGGVADAHVGRTLSMERRRQLSQGKRAVGADGGPATGATHGQANGSAPPAAGQAVPAAPPSSTGGVADAHVGRTLSMERRRQLSQGKHALVGARPAHDGAGTAPEQDRARPAEVSQPGAGASSPGREGRVTYAPKVVLSPTHGGQRVTGLRIGPGARVTGDEAGAALPVSGSQYIAADGPSPSSSAGRKVGQVRTPQGLVVSGTTVRNKVAITGDEAGEHLRITGEAEPKLDDDLTPREDGTYRSAQFPRRADPHGATAVGTRLAPPRTVVRDDGGRWHPLENTDGGLAVTGTAVGRSGRVTGNEAGACRPITGDQYQHLASYSSECGGTGGGTAPAPHLNRARIDPVTGAKVTVAQTWGGQRVTGPNVEHGRNVTGDEPGVCRPVTGTPYQGPSTVLGWCEPDESEPTAQRLVPRPQGVAVTGDLPMPAKAVTGTERGQQRNVTGTPYYRDLRAAEPASDDWTSVQAFPVALARRLAGEQSDGPATQKGEDVVPASGVPGRITGSFAVGDGKVTGNNEFLFRARPNRGPQQPVVTGEGSTEGRTITGSAWTAHDRVTGTEGYIAAGRNPSEGGGGRHGWAGAAKFRDRATPGDDRQNVTGLSGWSPKAAARVTLSGGAQG, encoded by the coding sequence ATGGGGATGTACGCGGTCCAGACCGCCGACAGCGGTGACCTGGCCGCGCTGGCAGACGTCGCCCGCGAGGGCCGCCACGCAGCCATGGCGAGGCGCCGGGCGGTCGCGGCCGGCCGGTCGGCGCTGGCGCCCGGGCGCCAGGCGGCCCGTACCCGCCCGGGCACGGCCGCGCCACCTCCGCCCGCAACCCCCGCGCCACCTCCGCCCCCCGCCGTTCAAGGCGGCCAAGCCGTCCCCGCCGCCCCGCCCTCGTCCACCGGGGGGGTCGCCGATGCCCACGTCGGCCGCACCCTCTCCATGGAGCGTCGCCGCCAGCTCTCCCAGGGCAAGCGCGCCGTCGGCGCGGATGGCGGCCCGGCCACCGGTGCCACCCACGGCCAGGCCAACGGCTCGGCGCCGCCGGCCGCCGGCCAAGCCGTCCCCGCCGCCCCGCCCTCGTCCACCGGTGGGGTGGCCGATGCCCACGTCGGCCGCACCCTCTCCATGGAGCGTCGCCGCCAGCTCTCCCAGGGCAAGCACGCCCTGGTGGGGGCGCGGCCCGCTCACGACGGCGCCGGGACGGCCCCGGAGCAGGATCGGGCTCGCCCCGCCGAGGTGAGCCAGCCGGGCGCGGGGGCCAGCAGCCCGGGGCGCGAGGGAAGGGTGACCTACGCGCCCAAGGTGGTCCTGTCGCCGACCCACGGCGGCCAGCGGGTGACCGGGCTGCGGATCGGTCCGGGTGCCCGCGTCACCGGTGACGAGGCGGGCGCCGCGCTCCCGGTCTCGGGCTCGCAGTACATCGCGGCCGACGGCCCCTCCCCGTCCTCCAGTGCCGGGCGCAAGGTCGGGCAGGTGCGGACCCCCCAAGGCCTGGTCGTCTCGGGCACGACGGTCCGCAACAAGGTCGCCATCACCGGTGACGAGGCGGGGGAGCACCTTCGGATCACGGGCGAAGCCGAGCCCAAGCTCGACGACGACCTCACCCCCCGCGAGGACGGCACCTACCGTTCGGCCCAGTTCCCGCGCCGGGCTGACCCTCACGGCGCGACGGCGGTCGGCACCAGGCTGGCGCCCCCGCGGACGGTGGTCCGCGACGACGGCGGGCGCTGGCACCCGCTGGAGAACACCGACGGAGGGCTGGCCGTCACCGGGACCGCCGTCGGCCGTAGCGGGCGCGTCACCGGTAACGAAGCGGGCGCCTGCCGCCCGATCACGGGCGACCAGTACCAGCATCTCGCCTCCTACTCCAGCGAGTGCGGCGGCACCGGCGGTGGCACGGCGCCGGCCCCGCACCTCAACCGGGCGCGCATCGACCCGGTGACCGGAGCCAAGGTGACGGTCGCCCAGACCTGGGGGGGCCAGCGGGTCACCGGCCCCAACGTGGAGCACGGCCGCAACGTCACCGGCGACGAGCCGGGCGTCTGCCGCCCGGTGACGGGCACGCCCTACCAGGGCCCGTCCACCGTTCTCGGCTGGTGCGAGCCCGACGAGAGTGAGCCCACGGCCCAGCGCTTGGTCCCCCGGCCGCAGGGTGTGGCCGTGACCGGTGACCTCCCCATGCCCGCCAAGGCGGTCACGGGCACCGAGCGCGGCCAGCAGAGGAACGTCACGGGTACGCCCTACTACCGCGACCTGCGGGCCGCGGAGCCGGCCTCTGACGACTGGACCAGCGTGCAGGCCTTCCCGGTGGCCTTGGCCCGTCGCCTGGCAGGCGAGCAGAGCGACGGTCCCGCCACCCAGAAGGGCGAGGACGTCGTGCCTGCTTCCGGCGTGCCAGGGCGCATAACCGGTTCGTTCGCCGTTGGCGACGGCAAGGTGACCGGCAACAACGAGTTCCTGTTCCGGGCCCGCCCGAACCGCGGCCCCCAGCAGCCCGTGGTGACCGGCGAAGGGAGCACCGAAGGCCGGACGATCACCGGGTCGGCTTGGACGGCTCACGATCGGGTGACGGGCACCGAGGGTTACATCGCAGCCGGGCGCAACCCCAGCGAAGGCG
- a CDS encoding ribulose bisphosphate carboxylase small subunit, whose amino-acid sequence MHIEAYGPTQRRGETFSYLPPMTPERLRQQVAYLVGSGWNPAIEHTEPEKALSNFWYLWELPLFGERSVDKVMAEVEACHRANPGHHVRLLGYDNFLQSQGTAFIVYRGGAT is encoded by the coding sequence ATGCACATTGAAGCCTACGGGCCCACCCAGCGCCGTGGGGAGACCTTCTCGTACCTGCCACCGATGACGCCCGAGCGGCTCCGCCAGCAGGTCGCGTACCTCGTCGGGTCGGGCTGGAACCCGGCCATCGAGCACACCGAGCCCGAGAAGGCGCTGTCGAACTTCTGGTACCTGTGGGAGCTGCCGCTCTTCGGGGAGCGGTCGGTCGACAAGGTCATGGCCGAGGTCGAGGCCTGCCACCGGGCCAACCCCGGTCACCACGTGCGCCTTCTGGGCTACGACAACTTCCTGCAGTCCCAGGGCACGGCCTTCATCGTCTACCGCGGCGGAGCAACCTGA
- a CDS encoding form I ribulose bisphosphate carboxylase large subunit translates to MAEKTYQAGVKDYAKTYWTPDYVPLDTDLLAVFKVVPQAGVPREEAAAAVAAESSTGTWTTVWTDLLTDLDYYKGRAYRIEQVPGDASAFFAFVAYPMDLFEEGSVVNVLTSLVGNVFGFKAVRSLRLEDLRFPVAYVKTCGGPPNGIQVERDRLNKYGRPLLGCTIKPKLGLSAKNYGRAVYECLRGGLDFTKDDENINSQPFMRWNHRYEFVMEAVHKAAAETGERKGHYLNVTAATPEEMYKRAEFAKSLGAPIIMHDFFTAGFTANTGLANWCRENGMLLHIHRAMHAVVDRNPMHGIHFRVLAKCLRLSGGDHLHAGTVVGKLEGDRQATLGWIDTMRESFIPENRKRGLFFDQDWASMPGVMPVASGGIHVWHMPALVAIFGDDACLQFGGGTLGHPWGNAPGAHANRVALEACVEARNQGREVEREGREILTEAARHSPELAIAMETWKEIKFEFDTVDKLDVA, encoded by the coding sequence GTGGCAGAGAAGACCTACCAGGCCGGCGTGAAGGACTACGCCAAGACCTACTGGACCCCGGACTACGTCCCGCTGGATACCGACCTTCTGGCGGTTTTCAAGGTGGTCCCCCAGGCCGGCGTGCCGCGCGAGGAGGCGGCCGCGGCGGTGGCGGCCGAGTCGTCGACCGGCACGTGGACCACGGTGTGGACCGACCTGCTGACCGATCTCGACTACTACAAGGGCCGGGCCTACCGGATCGAGCAGGTGCCGGGCGACGCCAGCGCCTTCTTCGCGTTCGTGGCCTACCCCATGGACCTGTTCGAGGAAGGCTCGGTCGTAAACGTCCTGACCTCGCTCGTGGGCAACGTCTTCGGCTTCAAGGCTGTGCGCAGCCTGCGCCTGGAGGACCTTCGCTTCCCGGTGGCCTACGTGAAGACCTGTGGCGGCCCGCCCAACGGCATCCAGGTCGAGCGTGACCGCCTCAACAAGTACGGGCGGCCCCTGCTGGGCTGCACGATCAAGCCCAAGCTCGGCTTGTCGGCCAAGAACTACGGGCGGGCTGTCTACGAGTGCCTGCGAGGCGGGCTCGACTTCACCAAGGACGACGAGAACATCAACAGCCAGCCGTTCATGCGCTGGAACCACCGTTACGAGTTCGTGATGGAAGCGGTGCACAAGGCCGCGGCCGAGACGGGCGAGCGCAAGGGCCACTACCTCAACGTCACGGCGGCGACGCCCGAAGAGATGTACAAGCGGGCCGAGTTCGCCAAGTCGCTCGGCGCTCCGATCATCATGCACGACTTCTTCACCGCCGGCTTCACGGCCAACACGGGCCTCGCCAACTGGTGCCGGGAGAACGGCATGCTGCTCCACATCCACCGGGCCATGCACGCCGTGGTCGACCGCAACCCCATGCACGGCATCCACTTCCGGGTGCTGGCCAAGTGCCTGCGCCTGTCCGGCGGTGACCACCTCCACGCCGGCACCGTGGTCGGCAAGCTCGAAGGCGACCGCCAGGCCACGCTCGGCTGGATCGACACGATGAGGGAGTCCTTCATCCCCGAGAACCGCAAGCGCGGCCTCTTCTTCGACCAGGACTGGGCATCGATGCCCGGGGTCATGCCCGTCGCCTCGGGGGGCATCCACGTCTGGCACATGCCCGCGCTGGTGGCGATCTTCGGCGACGACGCCTGCCTGCAGTTCGGCGGCGGCACGCTGGGCCACCCATGGGGCAACGCGCCCGGCGCTCACGCCAACCGGGTGGCCCTCGAGGCGTGCGTGGAGGCCCGTAACCAGGGCCGTGAGGTCGAGCGCGAGGGTCGCGAGATCTTGACCGAGGCCGCCCGCCACAGCCCCGAGCTGGCGATCGCCATGGAGACCTGGAAAGAGATCAAGTTCGAGTTCGACACCGTGGACAAGCTCGACGTCGCCTGA
- a CDS encoding LysR family transcriptional regulator: MAMTLSQLRTFLAVADSGSVRTAAESLFVSQPAVSAAIASLERELRVALVARHGRGLRLTAAGTAFADDVRTSLGLLDQGSRRARSIEDPARGTVRLVAVATAAERVLLPVVARFREQHPDAGVTIEVGNRTTVWEALRHRQADLVVAGRPPAAVPADTLARGENRLVVIGPASGTPPTDRASALREAAQETWLLREPGSGTRAAADSLLADLGIDPPTMILGSNAAVERGVEMGLGVGLISLDSAADRISGGSVKVWACPGTPIDRPWHLVCHSGEPLGPTALALARSMVGPGGSLRATAEGRRVLRN, encoded by the coding sequence ATGGCCATGACGCTGAGCCAACTCCGTACGTTCCTGGCCGTGGCCGACTCGGGGTCGGTCCGGACCGCAGCCGAGTCGCTCTTCGTGTCTCAGCCGGCGGTGTCGGCCGCCATCGCCTCCCTCGAGCGGGAGCTGAGGGTGGCCCTCGTCGCTCGCCACGGGCGTGGCCTGCGGCTCACCGCGGCCGGGACGGCCTTCGCCGACGACGTGCGCACCAGCCTCGGCCTGCTCGACCAGGGCTCTCGCCGCGCCCGCAGCATCGAGGACCCAGCTCGGGGCACGGTCCGGCTGGTTGCCGTGGCCACAGCCGCCGAGCGGGTGCTCCTACCCGTCGTCGCCCGCTTCCGCGAGCAGCACCCCGACGCCGGGGTCACTATCGAGGTCGGCAACAGGACGACCGTCTGGGAGGCCTTGCGCCACCGCCAAGCGGACCTCGTGGTAGCGGGGCGCCCGCCTGCGGCCGTACCGGCAGACACCCTGGCCCGGGGCGAGAACCGGCTCGTGGTCATCGGGCCCGCCTCCGGTACGCCGCCCACGGACCGCGCCAGCGCACTCCGTGAGGCGGCCCAGGAGACCTGGCTGTTGCGCGAACCGGGGTCCGGGACGCGGGCCGCAGCCGACTCCTTGCTCGCCGACCTGGGCATCGACCCACCCACGATGATCCTCGGCTCGAACGCCGCCGTCGAGCGGGGCGTGGAGATGGGCCTGGGCGTGGGGCTGATCTCCCTGGACTCCGCAGCCGATCGCATCTCCGGGGGGTCGGTGAAGGTATGGGCGTGCCCTGGCACCCCTATCGACCGGCCGTGGCACCTGGTCTGCCACTCGGGTGAACCACTCGGTCCGACGGCGCTTGCCCTGGCGAGGTCGATGGTGGGGCCCGGCGGCAGCCTGAGGGCGACGGCCGAAGGCAGGCGGGTGCTGAGGAACTGA
- a CDS encoding class I fructose-bisphosphate aldolase: protein MGHNSELAAIAKQMVAPGRGILAADESNATIGKRFGALDIESTEENRRSYRNTLLSTPGLEEYISGVILYDETIRQKADDGTPFPKMLEQRGILPGIKVDTGSKELAGFPGEQVTEGLDGLRERIAEYVSLGAKFAKWRAVIVIDSANGLPTDGGIAANAHALARYGALCQEGGLVPIIEPEVLMDGENDIHTCYEVTVRTQRRVFAELAALRVDFAGMVLKPSMVISGKKCPEQAPPEMVARKTLKCLYRTVPAAVPGIAFLSGGQSADVATLHLDLMNKQGPHPWVLTFSYGRALQNEALSTWRGAPDNVGEAQKAASHRAKLTSMAATGSYDREMETAGV from the coding sequence ATGGGCCACAACAGCGAGCTCGCCGCCATCGCCAAGCAGATGGTCGCTCCGGGGCGAGGGATCCTGGCCGCCGACGAGTCCAACGCGACGATCGGCAAGCGGTTCGGGGCTCTCGACATCGAGTCGACCGAAGAGAACCGCCGGTCCTACCGCAACACCCTTCTGTCCACGCCGGGCCTCGAGGAGTACATCAGCGGCGTGATCCTCTACGACGAGACGATCCGCCAGAAGGCCGACGACGGGACCCCGTTCCCCAAGATGCTCGAGCAGCGGGGCATCCTGCCGGGCATCAAGGTCGACACCGGCTCCAAGGAGCTGGCCGGCTTCCCCGGTGAGCAGGTCACCGAGGGCCTCGACGGCCTGCGGGAGCGCATCGCCGAGTACGTCAGCCTGGGCGCCAAGTTCGCCAAGTGGCGGGCCGTGATCGTGATCGACTCGGCCAACGGCCTGCCCACCGACGGCGGCATCGCGGCCAACGCCCACGCCCTGGCCCGCTACGGCGCCCTGTGCCAGGAAGGTGGCCTGGTGCCGATCATCGAGCCCGAGGTGCTCATGGACGGCGAGAACGACATCCACACCTGCTACGAGGTGACCGTGCGCACCCAGCGCCGGGTGTTCGCCGAGCTGGCCGCCCTGCGGGTCGACTTCGCGGGCATGGTCCTCAAGCCGTCGATGGTCATCTCCGGCAAGAAGTGCCCCGAGCAGGCCCCGCCTGAGATGGTGGCCCGCAAGACCCTCAAGTGCCTTTACCGGACGGTCCCGGCGGCCGTGCCCGGCATCGCCTTCCTGTCGGGTGGGCAGTCGGCCGACGTGGCCACGCTGCACCTCGACCTCATGAACAAGCAGGGGCCCCACCCCTGGGTCCTGACCTTCTCCTACGGCCGGGCCCTGCAGAACGAGGCCCTGAGCACTTGGAGGGGCGCGCCCGACAACGTGGGCGAGGCCCAGAAGGCGGCCAGCCACCGGGCCAAGCTGACCTCGATGGCGGCCACCGGGTCCTACGACCGGGAGATGGAGACCGCCGGGGTCTAA
- a CDS encoding GAF domain-containing sensor histidine kinase → MSDHRDAAEGRSSPEGGPTTGPPPTGLPPTEPPPPAGIDRAIDNRLLRRIIEATSVELDLHEVAQRVAAVMTEATGADVCFVHALDEEHNRVVLIGATPPFDEAVGSVELAVGEGIAGWVAQHAEPAVVPNKWDDRRYKYIPALKGEDYTSMLSVPMLVRGKVVGVLNVHAKATRVWDEGDVALLSDVANLMARAIENSRLVASLAEREEMLEAFAARTIEAQELERRRLAGEIHDGISQRLISLWYHMLAAEDAANGGQVAQLVKELGSAKELATAALDEARSAISGLRPTVLDDLGLGPGLESLARSLPNLEVEVDVVAEDLSPHVEMALYRIAQEALHNVARHADATRVRLSFGPADDGVRLVVADDGNGFPNDWIAVAEDRGSYGMVGMRERAELIGGRLTVTSRPGRGTTVEVIVPN, encoded by the coding sequence TTGAGCGATCACCGAGACGCAGCGGAGGGGCGTAGCTCCCCCGAAGGCGGGCCGACGACCGGCCCCCCCCCGACCGGGCTCCCGCCGACTGAGCCCCCGCCGCCCGCAGGAATCGACCGGGCCATCGACAACCGCCTGCTGCGCCGGATCATCGAGGCCACCTCGGTCGAGCTCGACCTCCACGAGGTGGCCCAGCGGGTGGCGGCGGTGATGACCGAGGCCACGGGCGCCGACGTCTGCTTCGTCCACGCCCTCGACGAGGAGCACAACCGGGTTGTCTTGATCGGGGCCACGCCGCCGTTCGACGAGGCCGTGGGCAGCGTCGAACTGGCCGTGGGGGAGGGCATCGCCGGATGGGTCGCCCAGCACGCCGAGCCCGCGGTGGTCCCCAACAAGTGGGACGACCGCCGTTACAAGTACATCCCCGCCCTCAAGGGCGAGGACTACACGTCGATGCTCTCGGTCCCCATGCTGGTGCGGGGCAAGGTCGTGGGCGTGCTCAACGTCCACGCCAAAGCCACCAGGGTGTGGGACGAGGGCGACGTGGCCCTGCTGTCGGACGTGGCCAACCTCATGGCCCGGGCCATCGAGAACTCCCGGCTGGTGGCCAGCCTGGCCGAGCGGGAGGAGATGCTGGAGGCCTTCGCGGCCCGCACCATCGAGGCCCAGGAGCTGGAGCGGCGCCGGCTGGCGGGCGAGATCCACGACGGCATCAGCCAGCGGCTGATCAGCCTGTGGTACCACATGCTGGCGGCCGAGGACGCGGCCAACGGCGGCCAGGTGGCCCAGCTCGTCAAGGAGCTCGGGTCGGCCAAGGAGCTGGCCACCGCCGCCCTCGACGAGGCCCGGTCGGCCATCAGCGGCCTGCGGCCCACCGTGCTCGACGACCTCGGGCTAGGGCCGGGGCTGGAGAGCCTGGCCCGCTCGCTCCCCAATCTCGAGGTCGAGGTCGACGTGGTCGCCGAGGACCTGTCACCGCACGTCGAGATGGCCCTGTACCGCATCGCCCAGGAGGCTCTCCACAACGTGGCCCGCCACGCCGACGCCACGAGGGTACGCCTCAGCTTCGGGCCGGCAGACGACGGCGTGCGCCTGGTGGTGGCCGACGACGGCAACGGCTTCCCCAACGACTGGATCGCGGTGGCCGAGGACCGCGGGTCTTACGGGATGGTCGGGATGCGGGAGCGGGCCGAGCTCATCGGCGGACGGCTCACGGTGACCAGCCGCCCTGGCCGGGGCACCACTGTCGAGGTCATCGTCCCGAACTGA
- a CDS encoding response regulator transcription factor: MSEPAAPVDLHRAPVRLLLVDDHQVVLEGLQSMLASQRHRVEIVGATTNPTEALHLAGEVKPDVVLLDVRLKGASGLDLCRQLVEQFARVRVVFFTVYDDEQYLYQALRMGASGFLLKTTTAPELADHLDRVMDGEVAVDAALAGRVAMTAARLQSGEFWPGAHLGLTQRESEVLGLMVRGLSNRAIAQRLYIGEETVKSHTQGIYRKLEVPDRAQAIATALREGIFH, translated from the coding sequence ATGAGCGAACCGGCCGCCCCCGTCGACCTCCACAGGGCCCCGGTGCGCCTGTTGCTGGTCGACGATCACCAGGTGGTACTCGAGGGGCTGCAGTCGATGCTGGCGTCCCAGCGCCACCGGGTGGAGATCGTCGGGGCCACCACCAACCCGACCGAGGCCCTGCACCTGGCCGGCGAGGTCAAGCCTGACGTCGTGCTGCTCGACGTCCGCCTCAAGGGAGCCAGCGGGCTCGACCTGTGCCGCCAGCTCGTGGAACAGTTCGCCCGTGTCCGTGTCGTGTTCTTCACCGTCTATGACGACGAGCAGTACCTCTACCAGGCGCTGCGCATGGGGGCTTCGGGCTTCCTGCTCAAGACCACGACCGCGCCCGAGTTGGCCGACCACCTCGACCGGGTCATGGATGGCGAGGTGGCCGTCGACGCCGCCCTGGCCGGACGGGTGGCCATGACGGCCGCCCGGCTCCAGAGCGGCGAGTTCTGGCCGGGTGCCCACCTCGGGCTGACCCAGCGTGAGAGCGAGGTCCTGGGGCTGATGGTGCGGGGCCTGTCCAACCGGGCCATCGCCCAGCGCCTCTACATCGGCGAAGAGACGGTCAAGAGCCACACCCAGGGCATCTACCGCAAGCTGGAGGTGCCCGACAGAGCCCAGGCCATAGCCACCGCCCTGCGGGAGGGGATCTTCCATTGA
- the rpe gene encoding ribulose-phosphate 3-epimerase, with protein sequence MTNPTRFEIVPSVLPADFARLGEEVAALEAAGVDRIQWDVMDGRFVPNLTFGPDVIAACRKHATVTFEAHLMVVNPDELLHRYVEAGCELIIVHAEACLHLHRTLASIRDMGARSSVALNPSTPVDVVRHVLDLTDMVLVMTVNPGFGGQAYIKTMEPKVRAVREMISESGFDIDLEVDGGVNAETVAGAAAAGANVLVAGSGLYKHSGGLAAAVTELRKLAGEAVVAQ encoded by the coding sequence ATGACCAACCCGACCCGCTTCGAGATAGTCCCGTCGGTACTGCCCGCCGACTTCGCCCGGCTGGGCGAAGAGGTGGCCGCCTTGGAGGCCGCCGGCGTCGACCGCATCCAGTGGGACGTGATGGACGGGCGGTTCGTCCCCAACCTCACCTTCGGGCCCGACGTCATCGCCGCCTGCCGCAAGCACGCCACGGTCACCTTCGAGGCCCACCTGATGGTGGTCAACCCCGACGAGCTGCTTCACCGCTACGTAGAGGCCGGCTGTGAGCTGATCATCGTCCACGCCGAGGCCTGCCTGCACCTGCACCGCACCCTGGCCTCGATCCGCGACATGGGCGCCCGCTCCAGCGTCGCCCTCAACCCCTCGACGCCCGTCGACGTCGTGCGCCACGTGCTCGACTTGACCGACATGGTGCTGGTGATGACCGTGAACCCCGGGTTCGGGGGTCAGGCCTACATCAAGACCATGGAGCCCAAGGTGCGGGCCGTGCGGGAGATGATCTCCGAGTCGGGCTTCGACATCGACCTCGAGGTCGACGGCGGGGTCAACGCCGAGACGGTCGCGGGGGCAGCGGCCGCCGGGGCCAACGTCTTGGTGGCCGGGTCGGGGTTGTACAAGCACTCCGGGGGCCTGGCCGCGGCCGTGACCGAGCTGCGCAAGCTGGCGGGGGAGGCGGTGGTGGCCCAGTGA
- a CDS encoding phosphoribulokinase, with protein MTRALRSNGKTPTRPIMLAIAGDSAAGKTTITKGLVEALGPERITSICVDDYHRYDRAQRKELNLPFTPLHPECNYVEIMEQHLQLLAMGNPILKPVYNHKNGTLDRPVLVEPREFVIIEGLLPLFSKLSRACFHATVYLDPPEPVRFQWKVNRDTGKRGYQPEEVKKDLAKREVESAAFIRPQRANADIVVRFGPIEGRDELPEGLAHAFKPAPPLAEAATRLDDFRDDCSKGFEESWMAMEQWSAAARTPLSATLLLRPTIAHPNLNRILTDDHREAMHLKLARDEFDKPVDALHIHSYARRETTREVEEEIWKELGATEDIPESLGTIDQGVRSEPLAITQLILLYHLFQAREEQ; from the coding sequence ATGACCCGGGCTCTGCGCTCCAACGGCAAGACGCCGACCCGCCCGATCATGCTGGCCATCGCCGGGGACAGCGCGGCTGGCAAGACCACGATCACCAAGGGGCTGGTCGAGGCCCTCGGCCCCGAGCGCATCACCTCTATCTGCGTCGACGACTACCACCGGTACGACCGCGCCCAGCGCAAGGAGCTCAACCTCCCGTTCACGCCGCTGCACCCCGAGTGCAACTACGTCGAGATCATGGAGCAGCACCTCCAGTTGCTGGCCATGGGCAACCCCATCCTCAAGCCGGTCTACAACCACAAGAACGGCACCCTCGACCGGCCCGTGCTGGTCGAACCTCGGGAGTTCGTGATCATCGAGGGCCTGCTCCCGCTGTTCTCCAAGCTGTCGCGGGCCTGCTTCCACGCCACCGTCTACCTCGACCCCCCCGAGCCCGTCCGGTTCCAGTGGAAGGTCAACCGCGATACGGGCAAGCGGGGCTACCAGCCCGAGGAGGTCAAGAAGGACCTGGCCAAGCGCGAGGTGGAGTCGGCCGCGTTCATCCGCCCGCAGCGGGCCAACGCCGACATCGTGGTGCGCTTCGGCCCCATCGAGGGCCGCGACGAGCTGCCCGAGGGCCTGGCCCACGCCTTCAAGCCCGCTCCCCCGCTGGCCGAGGCGGCCACCCGGCTCGACGACTTCCGCGACGACTGCTCCAAGGGCTTCGAGGAGTCGTGGATGGCCATGGAGCAGTGGTCGGCGGCCGCCCGGACGCCTCTTTCGGCCACCTTGCTGCTGCGCCCGACGATCGCCCACCCCAACCTCAACCGGATCCTCACCGACGACCACCGCGAGGCCATGCACCTGAAGTTGGCCCGCGACGAGTTCGACAAGCCCGTCGACGCCCTTCACATCCACTCCTACGCCCGCCGGGAGACAACCCGCGAAGTCGAGGAGGAGATATGGAAGGAGCTGGGTGCGACCGAGGACATCCCCGAGTCGCTGGGCACGATCGACCAGGGCGTGCGCAGCGAGCCGCTGGCCATCACCCAGCTGATCCTGCTCTACCACCTGTTCCAGGCCCGGGAAGAGCAGTAG
- a CDS encoding C4-type zinc ribbon domain-containing protein, which translates to MGRFDDLLAVQEHDTAMDRLRHRRANLPELADLARTEDEQAGVEKALTEVTARRDEVARRQKRLEDELAAVEAKVAEVEARMYSGAVTVPRELQAMGAEVEAMRRRCSVLEDGVLEAMGEREPLDDEVEALGARSREHDATAARLRVSVAEEQACIDGELAAEQAARGELAATLPADLAAFYERLRAKLGGVGAARLASGRCTGCHLTLPATEVDRLRKEPPDVLVQCDQCSRILVR; encoded by the coding sequence GTGGGCCGGTTCGACGACCTGCTGGCCGTGCAGGAGCACGACACGGCCATGGACCGGCTCCGCCACCGCCGGGCCAACCTGCCCGAGCTGGCCGACCTGGCCCGCACCGAGGACGAGCAAGCGGGCGTCGAGAAGGCGCTGACCGAGGTGACGGCCCGCCGAGACGAGGTGGCCCGCCGCCAGAAGCGATTGGAGGACGAGCTCGCGGCTGTCGAGGCCAAGGTGGCCGAGGTCGAGGCCCGCATGTACTCGGGGGCGGTGACCGTGCCGCGGGAGCTCCAGGCCATGGGGGCCGAGGTCGAGGCCATGCGCCGGCGTTGCTCGGTCCTGGAGGACGGCGTACTGGAAGCCATGGGCGAGCGCGAGCCCCTCGACGACGAGGTGGAGGCCCTCGGGGCCCGCAGCCGGGAGCACGACGCCACCGCGGCCCGGCTCCGGGTGTCTGTGGCCGAGGAGCAGGCCTGCATCGACGGCGAGCTGGCGGCCGAGCAGGCCGCCCGGGGTGAGCTGGCGGCCACCTTGCCGGCCGACCTGGCCGCCTTCTACGAGCGGCTGCGGGCCAAGCTGGGCGGGGTGGGGGCGGCCCGGCTGGCCAGCGGGCGCTGCACGGGCTGCCACCTGACGCTGCCGGCCACCGAGGTCGACCGCCTCCGCAAGGAGCCCCCCGACGTGCTGGTCCAGTGCGACCAGTGCTCGCGCATACTCGTGCGCTGA